GCCGCGAAATCCTCGTCAGCGCCTACCTCGAAGGCCAGATCAAACCGCTCGTGGCCGAGCCCACCCGCGACGAACTCCTCGCCATCTACAACGCCAACGTCGATTCCTGGAAAGAGCCCGAGCGCCGCAGCATGTCCCTCATCGAAGTCCGCGTGCTCGACTTCCTCCCGCCCGACGTCTCCGATCCCACCCGCGAACAGATCGCCGCGGCGCGCCAGGCCGCGCGCCAGCGCATCGGGGAGGCGCAGCGCAAGTTGAAGGATGGCGTGCCCTTCGCCGAAGTCGCTCGGCAATACTCCACCGATTCCCGCGCGGCCGGGGGCGGAGACTGGGGCTGGATCACCCCCGAGGAAGTCCGCGAAAGGTACCTCCCCGCCGTGGAAGCCCTGAGCAAGCTCCAGGCGGGCCAGGTCAGCGACGTCGTCGTCTCCGGCGACAGCCTCTTCCTCGTCCGCTGCGATGAGCACGACCCGGGCCTTGCCCCTAGCTTCGTGGACGTGCAGAACGAGCTCACCAGACAGCACTACCGCATCAGCTACAACCGCAAGCTCACCGAGCTCATTCGCGATCTGCAATCCACCGCCCGCATCGAGCCCAGCGTTCCCGCGAGGTACCTGCGCGCCGCGGTCGAAGCGGCCTTGGATCGCTTGGCCATGATCGACCGTCTCGGAAACGGAAACCCGGCTGTGAGTTCAACGCCGTAACGTCCGCTCCCCTCAACCCCTCCGCTTCCTCCAACCTGAAAACAACGCGTTGAGCTCTGCGAACGGCGCCGCTCCCTCCAGGCCCGCGAAACTTCCCTCGCTCGCCATCATCCGCGCCGCACGCAGGAATCCGCCCCACGCCACGCGAGCCAGCGCTGAACCCACGCTGATCCGCCGCACCCCAAGCTCGGCCAGGTCACGCATGCACATCCCCGTATTCGCAGACACCAGCACATTCAACGGCTTCGGCGCTGCGGCACGCACCAGTGTCTTGATGTCGTCCTTCGTTACAGCCCCCGGCGCATAGAGCACGTCCGCCCCGGCCTCTGCGTAGGCTTGCAGGCGGCGGATCGACTCCTTGAGCGGGTCCGGATGCCCCACCAGATAGCACTCCGCCCGCGCCGTCAGCAGCACATCCGCGCCGCTCGCCCGGATCGCCGCACGCGCCGCCCTCACCCGATCCACCGCCTCCGCCGGCTCGAACAGCGGCCGCTCCGCGTCACCGGTCGCATCCTCGATCGACAGTCCCGCCACACCGGTCTCCACGCACTGCCGCACGTTCTCAGCCAGGTCCTGCACATTTCGCGCATAGCCGGACTGGAAGTCGGCGTTCACCGGCAGATCGGTCGCGTCGACGATCTCCTCGATGTGCTCGAGCACGTCGTCGCGCGACAGGACGTGCGGATCATCGGGCAGCCCGCGGGAAAACCCGAACCCGGCGCTGGTCGTGGCCAATGCCTTGAACCCCAGTTCCGCCAGAAACCGGGCCGATCCGATGTCCCACGGATTGGGAATGACGAAGCACCCACCCTCATGCAGCCCGCGAAACGCCGCGCGTCGAGACTGTAGATCCGTCACTGCAGACTCCTTACCCCAAGCGGCCGGGTGGCCCACCGCTTCAGCGGTGGGGGAGCGATGAATCCCAATACGTTCCCGTATGCGAATGCCTTCAATCTTCCCGTCCCCGATTCGGCCATCTCCGATTCGCCTTCAGCTCCTCCGGAGACAACCCCAACTCCTCGGCCGTCTTGGTGAATCCATACAGACACCCGCACTCCGGGCAGCGCGGAACCGGCGCCCCGCGAAGATCATACCCGCACTTCAGGCAACGCATCGAGTCGTCCGGCTTCTCCCTGCTCCTCGCCCACTCCCGCCGCGCGGCCGACGCCCCCAGAATGGCAATCACCCCGAACGGCAGGTTCAGCAGACCGCCCGCGAGCATGAACAGCGCCGCCCAGCCGTAATACGCCCGAGCCGCAAACCACAGCGCCATCACCAGCACCAGCGGAAACGCATAGCTCCAAGGCCCTTGCCATCGCCCCGCGACCGCCGGCGCCGCCGACAAGGGCAGCAATACCCAAACCACGGCCCCGATCATCGCCGCCCAGATGCTGAACAATATGCGGGAACGAGCAGACATATGAATCGAACAAGCGTCCACATCATGGCGGTCCGATAATCTCATGACGTCATTGCTTAACCGCATGAACACTCCAACACAACCGATAGAAAACAGGGAATCAACTGTATTCGCCGCGCACTTACTGCACAAGGAGCTTCAATTGCGGCTCTCTTCTCGACGTTCTACATCCTCTCCGTTTGTAGCATTGGCTTTCGGGATTCAGTCACTCCTCGCGTGCGCCGCGTCCGCATCCCCACCCGCCGACCACCAGAAGACCGTCTCACTCGAAGAACTCATCGCCCTACCCGACGCGACCCTCGCTCAGGTCGACATCGCCACGATGAACCTGGCCGCGGCCGAAGGTTTGCCCGGCTCGGAGGACCTCGACCGCGCGGCCGTTCTCCAAGCGCTCGACGCTTGGGCCGACGGCGTTGCCGAGGCAACCGTCAGCCGGGCACACTATTTCGACCTCATTCCCGATTACTACGACAACTCCCGCGCCAAATTCCTGGCGATCATGCTCGTCCTGACGCTCCGCGAGGATATGAACGTCCACTACAACGTCGAGCAGCGCACCAATCCCAGCCTCGCCAGGTCGCAGGATCAATTCATCCACGGCATCGTCCAGGGCACCGGCGGAACGTGCGCCTCGCTGCCGGTGATCGTCGTGGCCGTCGGGCGGCGGCTGGGCTACCCGCTGAAACTCGTCCAGACCTTCTCCCATTACTACGCCCGCTGGGACGATCCCGTCACCGGCGAGCAGTTCAACATTGAAATCTCCAACCTCGGCGGCGTGGACTTTCCCGACGAAGATCACTACCGGGAAAAGCTTCGCCTTCACCTCGAAGATCCCGATCCCGGCAGCAACTATCTGAAGTCCATGACGCCGCGCGAGGAACTCTCCGCCTTCCTGACCACCCGCGCCGACTGCCTCCGCGAGAACGGCCGATGGCGACAGGCCATCGCGACCTACCGCGAGGCCGTGCGTCTCGCGCCCCAGAATCATTTCGCGGCGCGGCTGCTCCGCGACACCGTTCGCCACGTGGAGCGAGGGGCCCTGGCAGCGGAGATCGCCTATCGACAAAATGAACTCCGCCGACGCTCCAATCCGCGGATGATCGTAACCGGCATTCCCCGCCCGCCGAGCCCCTTCCCGGCCAGCGTTCGAGCCGGACTCCTGGATCCCACGCGTTTCGGGCCAACGCCGAATCCGAACCCAGTATTCAACGCCCCGCCCGCGGTCTTCGATCCGCGCTTTCCCGAGCAATGGAAGCCGCCCGTCTCGCACACGCAGCAATACATCGAAGAGACCAATCGCCGCAACCAGGAGTTGAGCCGCCTCATCGCCGAGGACAT
Above is a genomic segment from Phycisphaerae bacterium containing:
- a CDS encoding isocitrate lyase/phosphoenolpyruvate mutase family protein, which gives rise to MTDLQSRRAAFRGLHEGGCFVIPNPWDIGSARFLAELGFKALATTSAGFGFSRGLPDDPHVLSRDDVLEHIEEIVDATDLPVNADFQSGYARNVQDLAENVRQCVETGVAGLSIEDATGDAERPLFEPAEAVDRVRAARAAIRASGADVLLTARAECYLVGHPDPLKESIRRLQAYAEAGADVLYAPGAVTKDDIKTLVRAAAPKPLNVLVSANTGMCMRDLAELGVRRISVGSALARVAWGGFLRAARMMASEGSFAGLEGAAPFAELNALFSGWRKRRG
- a CDS encoding peptidyl-prolyl cis-trans isomerase; protein product: MKRLLIVLLPAAAVLTHTSCGAPHAPINNQPNRNLARAESKAPVGTVPPDTASDAPVSQMRINGETFPADQMWREIGDEILRQRESLPPDAFREWLNRRAVQWMADKITESLIYQQAVLRLPDGAQKNVDPLVDAQLRKIITEQWNGVQRRYEKQLLDQQRSLDDVREKLRREILVSAYLEGQIKPLVAEPTRDELLAIYNANVDSWKEPERRSMSLIEVRVLDFLPPDVSDPTREQIAAARQAARQRIGEAQRKLKDGVPFAEVARQYSTDSRAAGGGDWGWITPEEVRERYLPAVEALSKLQAGQVSDVVVSGDSLFLVRCDEHDPGLAPSFVDVQNELTRQHYRISYNRKLTELIRDLQSTARIEPSVPARYLRAAVEAALDRLAMIDRLGNGNPAVSSTP
- a CDS encoding tetratricopeptide repeat protein; translation: MAFGIQSLLACAASASPPADHQKTVSLEELIALPDATLAQVDIATMNLAAAEGLPGSEDLDRAAVLQALDAWADGVAEATVSRAHYFDLIPDYYDNSRAKFLAIMLVLTLREDMNVHYNVEQRTNPSLARSQDQFIHGIVQGTGGTCASLPVIVVAVGRRLGYPLKLVQTFSHYYARWDDPVTGEQFNIEISNLGGVDFPDEDHYREKLRLHLEDPDPGSNYLKSMTPREELSAFLTTRADCLRENGRWRQAIATYREAVRLAPQNHFAARLLRDTVRHVERGALAAEIAYRQNELRRRSNPRMIVTGIPRPPSPFPASVRAGLLDPTRFGPTPNPNPVFNAPPAVFDPRFPEQWKPPVSHTQQYIEETNRRNQELSRLIAED